The following coding sequences lie in one Rickettsiella endosymbiont of Rhagonycha lignosa genomic window:
- a CDS encoding CvpA family protein, translating to MSTFNWIDYTIIAIIALSVLISVMRGFVREVISLVIWVAAIAVSFIFYRYIADLLVNFIHSDSVRLVVSFVGLFLVTLVLGMLINYLIGQLVANTGLSGTDRVLGIIFGIARGILVVVLLMMLVSLTPFAKEASWQESVLVPHFQPLENWLSSFLPESMHSHLELQKDQY from the coding sequence ATGTCTACATTTAATTGGATCGATTACACCATTATTGCCATCATTGCGCTTTCGGTATTAATTAGCGTCATGCGTGGCTTTGTGCGCGAAGTGATTTCTTTGGTTATCTGGGTTGCCGCGATTGCAGTGAGCTTTATTTTTTACCGGTATATTGCTGATTTATTGGTGAATTTTATTCATTCCGATTCAGTCAGATTGGTTGTTAGTTTTGTTGGTTTATTCCTAGTTACACTCGTATTGGGTATGTTGATTAATTATTTAATTGGTCAATTAGTCGCAAACACAGGCTTAAGCGGTACCGATCGCGTGCTAGGAATTATCTTCGGTATTGCGCGTGGAATCTTAGTCGTTGTTTTATTGATGATGCTAGTTAGTTTAACGCCCTTTGCCAAAGAAGCTTCTTGGCAAGAATCGGTGTTAGTGCCGCATTTCCAACCCCTAGAAAATTGGTTAAGCAGCTTCTTGCCCGAGTCCATGCATAGTCATCTTGAATTACAGAAAGATCAATACTAA
- a CDS encoding carboxymuconolactone decarboxylase family protein, with product MTIETLKNKLLDNAKDIKLNLSNILTEEGSPDLTKNQIGGIALASAYSIKNSALIQAVLSEVTPVLSETEINAAKSAASIMAMNNIYYRFIHLVNDKDFSSMPANLRMSVIGNPGIDKVNFELNCLAVSAINGCGMCIEAHTHGLIKIGMSKLGIQSSVRIASVLNAAALAFDIATHN from the coding sequence ATGACAATAGAAACATTAAAAAATAAACTGTTAGATAATGCAAAAGATATTAAATTAAATCTATCTAACATTTTAACCGAAGAAGGTTCACCGGATTTAACTAAAAATCAAATCGGCGGAATTGCATTAGCCTCGGCCTATAGCATAAAAAATTCCGCATTGATTCAAGCTGTTTTATCAGAGGTAACACCTGTACTATCAGAAACAGAAATAAATGCTGCCAAATCTGCAGCAAGCATCATGGCGATGAATAATATTTACTATCGATTTATTCACTTAGTTAATGATAAAGATTTCTCTAGTATGCCCGCTAATTTACGGATGAGTGTGATTGGCAATCCAGGTATCGATAAAGTTAATTTTGAATTAAATTGTTTAGCGGTATCGGCAATCAATGGTTGTGGTATGTGCATTGAAGCCCATACTCATGGCTTAATAAAAATAGGCATGAGTAAGCTTGGGATACAATCGAGTGTGCGTATCGCATCGGTATTAAATGCCGCAGCACTTGCCTTTGATATAGCGACACATAATTAA
- a CDS encoding peroxiredoxin, which translates to MLIIGDKIPEFSVKAVVSSNAKDAFTEISHQTYANKWQIIFFWPKDFTFVCPTEIAAFGQLNNEFKDRDAILLGASTDSEFAHLAWRQQKDELRDLPFPMLADVKRELAQGLGILDKKEGVAQRATFIVDPEGIIRFVMVTDLSVGRNAKEVLRILDALQTDELCPCNWQKGEATITVD; encoded by the coding sequence ATGTTAATAATAGGTGATAAAATTCCAGAATTTTCGGTTAAAGCAGTCGTATCCTCAAATGCCAAGGACGCTTTTACCGAAATTAGTCATCAAACCTACGCCAATAAATGGCAAATAATTTTCTTTTGGCCTAAGGACTTCACATTTGTCTGTCCTACTGAAATTGCCGCCTTTGGTCAATTAAACAACGAATTTAAAGACCGTGATGCAATTTTATTAGGAGCCAGTACCGATTCAGAGTTTGCACATTTAGCTTGGCGACAGCAAAAAGATGAATTACGTGATCTTCCCTTCCCGATGCTCGCTGATGTTAAACGTGAGTTAGCACAGGGTTTAGGCATACTCGATAAAAAAGAAGGGGTTGCACAACGCGCTACATTTATTGTTGATCCCGAAGGCATTATCCGCTTTGTCATGGTGACGGATCTTAGCGTGGGTCGAAATGCCAAAGAAGTATTACGCATACTTGATGCGTTACAAACCGATGAATTATGTCCTTGCAATTGGCAAAAAGGCGAAGCCACGATTACTGTTGACTAA